One Fuerstiella marisgermanici DNA window includes the following coding sequences:
- a CDS encoding type III pantothenate kinase: MTQQFTLAVDVGNTRAKFGVFETAIAAAPQVVEISAVRLADTEDLAHELQQWLTNVGVSKIRCAIIAGSNPPARDSLLESWPLANSPPRLIESHVDVPIEVDVDEPARVGIDRLLTAYAAHRLFAARQTAIVVDSGTATTVNLVTSDGVFRGGSILPGLRLSAYALHDYTARLPLINTDNIGQPVEPSDAPVPGRNTDQAIRSGLFWGQLGAIKELQSRLSFAAVEQFSDRTAPACLLTGGGGRQLSPYLSPSVYIDSLALHGLALLSTSEKAVNSGNRG, from the coding sequence ATGACTCAGCAATTCACACTCGCCGTCGACGTCGGCAACACTCGCGCGAAATTCGGTGTCTTCGAAACAGCGATTGCCGCCGCGCCGCAGGTGGTCGAAATCAGTGCCGTTCGTCTGGCAGACACAGAAGACCTGGCCCACGAACTGCAACAATGGCTGACGAACGTCGGCGTCTCAAAGATCCGCTGCGCGATCATCGCTGGTTCGAACCCGCCTGCCCGTGACAGCTTGCTTGAAAGTTGGCCGCTGGCGAATTCGCCACCACGGCTTATCGAATCGCATGTCGACGTCCCGATTGAAGTGGACGTGGATGAACCCGCCCGGGTGGGCATTGACCGGCTGCTGACAGCGTATGCCGCTCATCGATTGTTCGCGGCGCGGCAGACAGCGATTGTCGTGGATTCCGGCACGGCGACGACGGTCAATTTGGTCACGAGTGACGGCGTCTTCCGAGGCGGCTCGATTCTGCCAGGACTGCGGCTCTCAGCGTACGCCCTCCACGACTACACAGCTCGGTTGCCCCTGATTAACACCGACAACATCGGCCAGCCTGTCGAACCCTCCGATGCGCCCGTGCCCGGCCGAAATACCGACCAAGCGATCCGGTCCGGTCTGTTCTGGGGGCAACTCGGGGCGATTAAGGAACTGCAGAGTCGACTGAGTTTCGCGGCGGTGGAGCAGTTTTCAGACCGCACCGCCCCTGCCTGCCTGTTGACGGGCGGAGGCGGAAGGCAGCTTTCGCCGTACCTAAGCCCGAGCGTATACATCGACAGCCTCGCTTTACACGGGCTGGCGCTGCTGTCGACTTCTGAGAAAGCCGTGAATAGCGGCAATCGCGGTTGA
- a CDS encoding ATP-binding protein: MAATKITVVICQAQGRNPVKRQLEEDILTALIAEPGVDASLVPHLYDMSADHTGMLFLKSVPGPLVVLGWLYERATQWTLDRAGVRGHEGISLIRSERDEDEDLDDEETHAPRGIGTVDVPDRNIYCMDLRVRPNAADYIEEIRRIVGQNSVQTVDLMSFINGNPKADQLQRYLNPERQLEARKAFDSGAANTADKESLPEDTRRRWYPVIDYSRCTNCMECIDFCLFGVYGVDALDRILVEEQDNCKKGCPACSRVCPENAIIFPQHKTPAIAGADGEVGGIKIDLSKLFGGDDGTSALDMAVKERDQELILDGRNAVGMSVGIKQRDRDEMDQLMDELEALEF, translated from the coding sequence ATGGCGGCGACAAAAATCACCGTGGTGATCTGCCAGGCTCAGGGGCGAAACCCCGTCAAGCGGCAGCTGGAAGAAGACATTCTCACGGCGTTAATCGCCGAACCAGGCGTCGATGCGTCGCTGGTCCCGCATCTGTACGACATGTCTGCGGACCACACCGGCATGCTCTTCCTGAAATCCGTGCCCGGCCCGCTGGTGGTGCTGGGCTGGCTGTACGAACGAGCGACTCAGTGGACGCTGGACCGAGCGGGCGTGCGAGGCCACGAGGGCATCAGCTTGATTCGCAGCGAACGCGACGAAGATGAAGACCTCGACGACGAGGAAACTCACGCACCACGCGGCATTGGCACTGTCGATGTGCCCGATCGAAACATCTATTGCATGGACCTGCGAGTCCGTCCGAATGCGGCGGATTACATCGAAGAGATTCGCCGGATTGTCGGACAGAACAGCGTTCAAACCGTTGACCTGATGAGTTTCATCAACGGAAACCCGAAGGCCGACCAGCTTCAGCGTTACCTGAACCCGGAGCGCCAATTGGAGGCTCGAAAAGCATTCGACAGCGGTGCAGCGAACACCGCGGACAAGGAATCGCTGCCTGAAGACACTCGCCGTCGCTGGTATCCCGTCATCGACTATAGCCGCTGCACCAACTGCATGGAGTGCATCGATTTCTGCCTCTTCGGCGTCTACGGCGTGGATGCGCTGGATCGCATCCTTGTCGAAGAGCAGGACAATTGCAAAAAGGGTTGTCCGGCGTGCAGTCGAGTGTGTCCGGAAAACGCAATCATTTTCCCTCAGCACAAAACGCCTGCAATTGCAGGGGCCGACGGCGAAGTGGGCGGAATCAAAATCGACTTATCCAAGCTGTTCGGCGGCGACGACGGCACTTCGGCTCTGGATATGGCCGTGAAGGAACGCGATCAGGAACTGATTCTGGACGGGCGCAACGCGGTAGGGATGTCGGTCGGCATCAAGCAACGTGATCGCGACGAAATGGACCAACTGATGGACGAACTCGAAGCGCTTGAGTTTTGA